In Mesoplodon densirostris isolate mMesDen1 chromosome 15, mMesDen1 primary haplotype, whole genome shotgun sequence, the DNA window CACAGTGTACTTGATGTTTCTGCAGAGCCCGTTCTTAGAACAAGCCCAGATCTGCGGGCATCCtcactgagcctgggctctgtgCGTGGCCGTTAGGTGACCTTGAAGTAGTGGGTGTATGAAGCAGGTGGTTTGGGGAGATAACAccatttcattaaaatttgacATCAAATTAAATAGTTAAAATATTAAGTTAGTTTTGGGAAAAGAATGTTAGAAATTCTGTATGTTGGCTTTATGAACGTCTGATCTGGGCGGGAGTGACCTCTTCACCCTCAAAACAGGGCAGGGAAGGCTCCCGGGCCACAGCGGTGGTGCTTCTCCCCCCAGGCCTGGGCGGACGACGTGGGGCGCTTCTGGAAGATCTTCCGACACCCGCCCCATGTGCAGTTGAGGGCCGTGGCCGGCAACCATGACATCGGCTTCCACTACCAGTGAGTGGTCAGAGGAGGCCCCTGCGCACGGCTGTGCCTTCCTGCCTGCCCAGCCTGGGGGGCCTTACCTGTGCGGTCAGGTGGTGGGGCTCCACGCGGGCGGGACTGCTGTCCTGCACATCATACGCCTGCTCCACGGCTGATCTGTATGTGCCCTGGAGTGATTCTAACTTGAAACTTACATTTCGTGGCCAGTTTTCTTCGGGAATCAGAAAACAAGACGATTTGGGCTTTACTAGCTAATGTTCACACAGTGCTTCTGATGTGCCAGCCTGTTAGAAGAACTGTACTTCTGTACATTTAATCTCTTATTTtacctattattttttattactttacccACTGTACCAGTGAGGAAGCTGGGGCCCTGGGGACAAAGCTGCTAGCCTCAGgctccaggccctgggctggtcAGTGGTGGGGCAGTGGGGGTGGCACCTTGCCCACCTGGGGCCCATGGGAGCTCAGAACGAAAGGTGCTGGTCGGGCCCTCAGGTCCCGGAAGTTACTTTCTGTGTTCACGATACTGCTTCAGACGTCTTAAAATGGCTCGTTCTGAAAGCTGTTTCTTTTTACAATTGAACGTAGGATGAACACATACAAAATAAAACGATTTGAGAAAGTTTTCAACCCTGAAAGGCTGTTTTCTTGGAAAGGAATTAAGTGAGTATTATCTATGAATTCTTATGAAGACCCTTAGAACTTGAATTTCCTTAAGAAAGTTTAAACACGATGGTCATGTCCCAGATCATTGGATTAATCGGCTTCTTATCTCTAAATTCTTTAAGTGTCAGGCACCTTCTTCGTGCCCGGTGGACGTGCATATGGGAAAGGAAGGCACATGTAGTGGGCGTTTCTGACGGTGCACTAGAGGGAAGGGGGCCCAGGGAACCACAGCTGGCCTTGTTGTCAATCCCAGTTCGGGCTCCTCTGGCCCAGCTAGCTCTGCAGCACCCCTAGCTCCACCGGGTTTTAGGCTTTGCTCTGTTGTCTTATTTCACATCATCTCCAAAGGGAGCCAGGCTGTGTGGGTGGGTCTTtgtctccccattttacagccgAGATCCAGGCACACGAGGTCAGATGCTCAGCGTGGCGGTCACCTAGGACCTCTCACACGTTCAGGGTGGAAAAGCCTTTACCGTGTCTTGGACTCGCCCAGAGATGCTGTTTTGTCCTCTTAGCATTGTCTGCACCTGCAGACAGAGCACAGCCGGGCTGAGACTTACAGCTGTGCTGGGGTTTCTTCCCCATGGGTGTGTAGcttctgtgtcccagggacacagTCGCCAGCGGACAGGACAGGTGGCCCATGGCTGATCTCCTGCCCTTGCCTCAGTTTCGTGATGGTTAACAGCGTTGCACTGGAAGGGGATGGCTGTGATATCTGCTCTGGAGCAGAGGCTGAGCTCCTGGAAATCTCTCACCGGCTGAACTGCTCCCGGGAGGTAGGACCCCACACTCTCCCACCCCCAGGGCATGGCCTCCCCgccttccctccccaccatccACCGTCCAGTGAAGGCGGGGTGTGAGTTAAGGGCCTGACCTCTGACCAGCAGGAGCATCGCCCCCAAGAGTGTGGAGACGGGCAGCGGCTGCCAGCCTCGGCCCCCATCCTCCTGCAGGTGAGGGGGTCCCCGCCCATGTTTGGAGGAAGCGTCCAGGGTCTTATGGTCCCCTGACTCCTCTCTGACCCTGGACAGCACTTCCCGCTTTACCGGAGAAATGACGCCAACTGCTCCGGGGAGGACGCGGCACCCCCCGACGAGAAGTACACCCCCTTCAAGGAGCGCTATGACGCGCTCTCTCAGGAGGCCTCGAGGAAGGTTTGCTGCCTCCGGGACGCAGGGACGTGGGGACACAGGGAGGCGGGGTGGGACAGGCAGTGCCTGCACAGCTGTTTCAtcctcccccccccgccccctccccaggaaACCCACTTCTGTTCCCTAAGATCTAGTTAATAATGTTCTCAgctattctttattctgttttaccATCACCACGTATTTAGGAAGGTGAATGACACTTAGAGTTTTTAGGGACTTAATTAGAGTGTGCTTTCttaagtgtgtgtgtctgtatgtatatattcacaCGAATATTTATATACTATATAGTGTATGTAATATGCAAAGCAAAATATAAGTACATTTATGAAgtagatttataaaaatatttataaagagaaaatataatttaaaatatgaaatctgGGATGAGAAGAATAGATTCTCCCTAAGAGCCTGAGCTCAACTTTTGGTGGAGTCTAAACAGCCCAAAGGATTTTCAGGGCCGAGGGAAGAGGGCCCGCCTGCCTGCGGGGGGCTTCGTGGTAGCCACGGGGCGGTGGCCGCGGGGTGGTGTCTGTGGCGGTGGCCCTGGGCCCTGGCTGCACTCTCCCCACCTCCGCTGTCACTGCAGCTGCTGTGGTGGCTCCGGCCGCGCCTGGTCCTCAGTGGCCACACGCACAGCGCCTGCGAGGTCCTACACGGGGCCGGCGTCCTGGAGGTCAGCGTGCCATCTTTCAGTTGGAGGAACAGAAACAACCCCAGTTTCATCATGGTACGTGAACCTTTATTTTCATCTCAAAACTTTCATACGTATTTAAATCAACACAGTGATCAActactgaattgctgcaatctgtGAAAATACACAGAAGCTGTAAACACCACCCCCCAGGCATACCAGCAGGAACACCTCTCAGGGGACAGTTGTGGCTGCGGGGGTACACCTCAAGGTGTCTCATCCTGCGTCCCTGCAGTGCCCTCGGGTACCAGCTCtgcctgttctgttttctaaggaAGCAGGGTCAATCTTGTGTTATTTTCCAAACATGCCCATTTGTTCTGACAGAAAAATGCTACAGCTCTTGCACGTTTATTAAAGATGTTAATTAGTGATGACCTGAAGCTTCAGCTCCTTTCTTTGACCCATGAGTCCAGCATCCAGGTCACCGTGCTTTCATGTCAGGGGCTTTTACTTCATAACAAGATGGGGAAAACCTCCTGTTTTCAAATTCAAAGTAAATGAACGTTCCCCACTGTCATTCCACATAGCAAaaacatttaccaaaaaaaaaaaaagaaaaagctcacTGAGATGCCCCCAGCATCTGGTATACGTATTTCTGGTAACAGCTGCTTATTTCAGCATTAAGTGGCATGAAAAACAGCCGTGTCCTGCTTGTTCCTGGATGACCACTGATGCTAAGTCTCCAGGCCTCTCTGAACCCCTCTGCCATGTGCCCCCTGGGTTTTAGAGGAACCCCCCGTGCCAAGGGCTAGATTCAGTGGAGGTCAGCTCCAGGTCGTGTGCACTCAGCACACTGGGACCCAGTgcttgggggcgggggggtggctaAAGGCTGTGCCCTTGGTCTCAGGTGCCTCAAGCCCAGCGGCTGCCTTTCCTCGGTTGGGTCTGTGGGTTGGCGCTGTCACGGCAGCTAACGGTCTCGCTTACTCTCCAGGGCAGCGTCACGCCCACAGAGTACGCCCTTGCCAAGTGCTACCTGCCCTGCGAGGACACGGTTCTGACCACGTACTGCACGGCGGCCGGGGGCCTCGTGCTCCTCACGTTAGTCCACGCTGGGCTCGTAGCCTCACCTTTTCATTTCGGTTGGAACatgctcagaaaatttaagaccACGTGAGTAGCAGGGGACGTTCTGCACTTAGTAGTAAGTCCCGAAGCCAACGAAACTGAACTTCAGGCAGTGCCTACGGAGGGCGAGACCGAAGTGGGCCATGGGCACAGCTCGTAGGATCTGGGTTGCTGGTGCAGAGTCCTGCAGAATCAATAGTTGATTGTGCTGTTCTCACGCTGTGAAAATGGGACTTGTCTCTACAGCAGGTCTGTCTTCTCGTTTTATCAAATATATGTGTAATCAAAGATTGTGTCTGTACAGTGTGTAAAAGCTATGAATGTCATCACTTGCATGCACTAGACAGCCTTCCGTCCCCAAGATGTAGGGGGAGCTGTTCACAAATGCTGGGTTTGCTTCTGTCCTCCTATGAGTAGTTCTCAagttcttatattttataaagctgtatacttaaaataaaatacagatgctACGAGCAGGAATACACTGTTCTCAagacttttgtatttctgtgctaaATTTATGGAATCcgatttttattaattaattaattttttttggctgtgccacgcggcatgcaggatcttagttccctgaccagggatcaaacgtgtaccccctgcagtggaagcacagagtcttgaccactgtactgccagggaagtccctggaatcaGATTTTTAGATGAGTGTAATTTTCTCTCCAGCAGACCAAGTTGTTAAATTTGAATTGAATGCCTGTCAGTGatcaaaagaaagttgaaaaATGGACCAGGAAGAGGcttttggtatttaaaaataaatatgctgtGGTAATTTTAAACCGgataaaatgtattctttttgtgtttttttccctaagagTCTGGCTCTTCAATCAGACTTTTAAGTAGGAAGTTTAGTTACAGCGGAATTGTTGaataataatgcatgtaaaaatatacaacttcattttttttgggTGTATGTGTGGGGCTGTAGCTCTTCCGATTTTCatgttttactttgaaaatgCAATGGAAACTGAAAATCATTTCCACTTTATATGTCTCAGTTCAACTGAGAGTTTTATGAAATAATCAAGGATGACAGGAACAGGAATTCGatgataatgaaataaaaaaatgtgaTGGTGCATTGTCTGTAAAGTTGTCATCCTTTATTTCATGGAAGAGCAGTATTTAAATGTGGATGAAtttacaaaggattataagatgCTGATTTATAGagtaaacttaaaaatattaaagactaAAAGACGAAATGGGAGTTAATGCAGTAA includes these proteins:
- the MPPE1 gene encoding metallophosphoesterase 1 isoform X1, which gives rise to MAAGDMASTRLGAGQQHLHPLKRRGLVLLRLTAIVFAVLLFCEFLIYYLVIFRCSWPAVKTPTDAGGLGTPEPVLRAMFLADTHLLGAVRGHWLDKLRREWQMERAFQTALWLLQPEVVFILGDVFDEGKWSSSQAWADDVGRFWKIFRHPPHVQLRAVAGNHDIGFHYQMNTYKIKRFEKVFNPERLFSWKGINFVMVNSVALEGDGCDICSGAEAELLEISHRLNCSREQEHRPQECGDGQRLPASAPILLQHFPLYRRNDANCSGEDAAPPDEKYTPFKERYDALSQEASRKLLWWLRPRLVLSGHTHSACEVLHGAGVLEVSVPSFSWRNRNNPSFIMGSVTPTEYALAKCYLPCEDTVLTTYCTAAGGLVLLTLVHAGLVASPFHFGWNMLRKFKTT
- the MPPE1 gene encoding metallophosphoesterase 1 isoform X2, translated to MAAGDMASTRLGAGQQHLHPLKRRGLVLLRLTAIVFAVLLFCEFLIYYLVIFRCSWPAVKTPTDAGGLGTPEPVLRAMFLADTHLLGAVRGHWLDKLRREWQMERAFQTALWLLQPEVVFILGDVFDEGKWSSSQAWADDVGRFWKIFRHPPHVQLRAVAGNHDIGFHYQMNTYKIKRFEKVFNPERLFSWKGINFVMVNSVALEGDGCDICSGAEAELLEISHRLNCSREEHRPQECGDGQRLPASAPILLQHFPLYRRNDANCSGEDAAPPDEKYTPFKERYDALSQEASRKLLWWLRPRLVLSGHTHSACEVLHGAGVLEVSVPSFSWRNRNNPSFIMGSVTPTEYALAKCYLPCEDTVLTTYCTAAGGLVLLTLVHAGLVASPFHFGWNMLRKFKTT
- the MPPE1 gene encoding metallophosphoesterase 1 isoform X3; amino-acid sequence: MAAGDMASTRLGAGQQHLHPLKRRGLVLLRLTAIVFAVLLFCEFLIYYLVIFRCSWPAVKTPTDAGGLGTPEPVLRAMFLADTHLLGAVRGHWLDKLRREWQMERAFQTALWLLQPEVVFILGDVFDEGKWSSSQAWADDVGRFWKIFRHPPHVQLRAVAGNHDIGFHYQMNTYKIKRFEKVFNPERLFSWKGINVALEGDGCDICSGAEAELLEISHRLNCSREQEHRPQECGDGQRLPASAPILLQHFPLYRRNDANCSGEDAAPPDEKYTPFKERYDALSQEASRKLLWWLRPRLVLSGHTHSACEVLHGAGVLEVSVPSFSWRNRNNPSFIMGSVTPTEYALAKCYLPCEDTVLTTYCTAAGGLVLLTLVHAGLVASPFHFGWNMLRKFKTT
- the MPPE1 gene encoding metallophosphoesterase 1 isoform X5 → MERAFQTALWLLQPEVVFILGDVFDEGKWSSSQAWADDVGRFWKIFRHPPHVQLRAVAGNHDIGFHYQMNTYKIKRFEKVFNPERLFSWKGINFVMVNSVALEGDGCDICSGAEAELLEISHRLNCSREQEHRPQECGDGQRLPASAPILLQHFPLYRRNDANCSGEDAAPPDEKYTPFKERYDALSQEASRKLLWWLRPRLVLSGHTHSACEVLHGAGVLEVSVPSFSWRNRNNPSFIMGSVTPTEYALAKCYLPCEDTVLTTYCTAAGGLVLLTLVHAGLVASPFHFGWNMLRKFKTT
- the MPPE1 gene encoding metallophosphoesterase 1 isoform X4, which encodes MAAGDMASTRLGAGQQHLHPLKRRGLVLLRLTAIVFAVLLFCEFLIYYLVIFRCSWPAVKTPTDAGGLGTPEPVLRAMFLADTHLLGAVRGHWLDKLRREWQMERAFQTALWLLQPEVVFILGDVFDEGKWSSSQAWADDVGRFWKIFRHPPHVQLRAVAGNHDIGFHYQMNTYKIKRFEKVFNPERLFSWKGINFVMVNSVALEGDGCDICSGAEAELLEISHRLNCSREHFPLYRRNDANCSGEDAAPPDEKYTPFKERYDALSQEASRKLLWWLRPRLVLSGHTHSACEVLHGAGVLEVSVPSFSWRNRNNPSFIMGSVTPTEYALAKCYLPCEDTVLTTYCTAAGGLVLLTLVHAGLVASPFHFGWNMLRKFKTT